The following proteins are co-located in the Halococcus salsus genome:
- a CDS encoding NusA-like transcription termination signal-binding factor — translation MRVTLSDAARRRIGLFDDVTGATALDCLTDETGVCFLVAAGEMADAIGPDGRTVNKLEDRLGERVTLVETADTPERFVANALAPAVVHNVTVSENRSTVAYAEVDRADTGVAIGRDGRTIDLARRLAKRHFDIDEIELV, via the coding sequence ATGCGCGTCACGCTGTCGGACGCCGCCCGTCGACGCATCGGGCTGTTCGACGACGTCACGGGCGCGACCGCGCTCGACTGTCTGACCGACGAGACGGGCGTCTGTTTTCTGGTGGCCGCCGGCGAGATGGCCGACGCTATCGGACCAGACGGTCGGACGGTCAACAAACTCGAAGACCGACTCGGCGAGCGCGTCACGCTGGTCGAGACCGCCGACACGCCCGAGCGGTTCGTCGCCAACGCGCTCGCACCCGCGGTGGTACACAACGTCACGGTCAGCGAGAACCGTAGTACGGTGGCCTACGCCGAGGTCGACCGGGCGGATACCGGCGTGGCCATCGGGCGCGACGGCCGCACCATCGACCTCGCGCGGCGGCTGGCGAAGCGTCACTTCGACATCGACGAGATCGAACTGGTCTGA